In Leptolyngbya sp. SIO1E4, one DNA window encodes the following:
- a CDS encoding tetratricopeptide repeat protein: MKLSRATIALLGVATILGSYPTYGLAQEEPPAEDATLTPGESRALAVESYNNGVALFEAEEYTQAIEEFNTAIRLDPNYAEAYMYRGAAYKALGESDIAVGDFNQAIDLNPGLARAYLLRAEVYYELGNAQQALQDAQTAVSLDPTLGDAHLYQGLVDLQAGDSAAAIVDFTEAIRQDPELLGAYLLRGFAYDQQANYPAAIADFSYVLERDDGNVIAYIGRGAAYYREGVLEEAEVDLNTALSINDDLPYAYYNRSFVYVAQNRPNRAISDLDRAIELNPDFVRAYLNRGLLHGFQDNPQAAINDFNRALELDPDLVEAYKGRADVQLAQGREAEAITDYSQAIQLTPDNASFYKLRGDAYLADGDAAAALADYNQAISLQPDYTSAYAARGKIYADIGDAQRAYDDLSLVISLEDEGVSPDVLFTRGLARVRLGDIVGARADLERAASRYLETGEAEGYRETLIQLRQL; this comes from the coding sequence ATGAAACTGTCACGAGCTACGATCGCACTGTTGGGCGTTGCTACCATTTTGGGAAGCTATCCGACCTATGGGCTGGCGCAGGAGGAACCCCCTGCAGAAGACGCGACCCTGACTCCAGGTGAAAGTCGTGCCCTTGCTGTGGAGTCCTATAACAATGGGGTAGCCCTATTTGAAGCAGAAGAATATACCCAGGCGATTGAAGAATTTAATACGGCCATTCGACTAGACCCCAACTACGCCGAAGCTTATATGTACCGAGGCGCTGCCTACAAAGCGCTGGGCGAGTCTGACATTGCTGTCGGAGACTTTAACCAAGCGATTGATTTAAATCCTGGATTAGCGCGGGCCTATTTACTGCGCGCTGAAGTGTATTACGAACTGGGTAACGCCCAGCAGGCACTGCAAGATGCTCAGACTGCTGTCTCCCTTGACCCCACGCTGGGGGACGCGCATCTTTATCAAGGGCTGGTTGATTTGCAAGCAGGGGATAGCGCCGCCGCCATTGTTGATTTCACCGAAGCCATTCGTCAAGACCCGGAACTCCTGGGGGCTTATCTGTTACGGGGGTTTGCTTACGATCAGCAAGCCAACTATCCAGCCGCGATCGCAGACTTCAGCTATGTGCTTGAGCGCGATGATGGCAATGTCATTGCCTACATTGGGCGAGGGGCCGCTTACTACCGCGAGGGCGTGCTAGAAGAGGCCGAAGTCGACCTCAATACGGCCCTGAGCATTAATGATGACCTGCCCTATGCCTACTACAATCGCAGTTTTGTTTATGTTGCTCAGAACCGGCCTAATCGCGCCATTAGCGATCTTGACCGTGCGATTGAGCTGAATCCAGACTTTGTGCGGGCTTATCTGAATCGAGGCTTATTACATGGCTTCCAGGATAATCCTCAAGCTGCTATCAATGACTTTAATCGAGCGCTGGAGCTTGATCCTGACTTGGTGGAGGCCTACAAAGGACGCGCCGATGTTCAGTTAGCCCAAGGCAGAGAAGCAGAGGCGATCACAGATTATAGCCAGGCAATTCAACTAACCCCTGATAATGCCAGCTTCTATAAACTGCGAGGGGACGCCTACCTGGCCGATGGTGACGCCGCTGCCGCCCTGGCAGACTATAACCAGGCTATCTCCCTACAGCCTGACTACACTTCGGCCTATGCTGCCCGTGGAAAAATTTATGCAGACATTGGCGATGCCCAACGGGCCTATGACGATTTGTCCTTAGTCATCTCTCTTGAAGATGAAGGTGTGAGTCCAGACGTATTGTTTACCCGAGGCTTAGCCCGTGTCCGGTTAGGGGACATCGTGGGTGCCAGAGCCGACTTAGAGCGGGCAGCCAGTCGCTATTTGGAAACCGGAGAAGCCGAAGGGTATCGCGAGACCCTAATCCAGCTGCGGCAGCTGTAG
- a CDS encoding class I SAM-dependent methyltransferase, which translates to MDIVSYNRTAWNRQSKAGSRWCTPVSPEEIQAARQGQWQMFLTPNKSVPAEWFGGLNGQQVLCLASGGGQQAPILAAAGAKVTSFDNSDEQLAKDRFVAERDSLAINTVQGDMADLSTFGDESFDLIFHPVSNVFVESVKPVWRECFRVLRWQGRLIAGFMNPMFFLFDHEDAEASGILQVKYSLPYSDLTSLADDQREKLLEAGVAFEFGHTLEDQIGGQLEAGFMISGLYEDDWDDESTPLNKFGPSYISTLAKKIKV; encoded by the coding sequence ATGGATATAGTCTCATACAACAGAACCGCCTGGAACAGACAGTCGAAAGCAGGCAGTCGATGGTGTACCCCTGTCAGCCCTGAAGAAATTCAGGCTGCTCGACAAGGTCAATGGCAGATGTTTCTCACCCCCAATAAAAGTGTGCCTGCTGAATGGTTCGGGGGCTTGAACGGTCAGCAGGTTTTGTGCCTGGCCTCAGGTGGGGGACAGCAGGCTCCAATTCTGGCAGCGGCTGGGGCAAAGGTCACGAGCTTTGATAACTCTGATGAGCAGTTAGCGAAAGATCGGTTCGTTGCAGAACGCGATTCGCTGGCCATCAATACCGTACAGGGAGATATGGCTGATCTCTCGACCTTTGGTGACGAGAGTTTTGATCTGATATTTCACCCGGTTTCAAACGTTTTTGTTGAATCGGTAAAGCCTGTTTGGCGGGAATGTTTTCGGGTATTGAGATGGCAGGGACGCCTGATTGCTGGCTTTATGAACCCCATGTTCTTCTTATTCGACCATGAAGACGCCGAGGCGTCCGGCATTCTGCAAGTCAAGTATTCTTTGCCATACTCTGATCTCACGAGTCTAGCTGATGATCAAAGGGAAAAACTCCTTGAAGCAGGAGTAGCCTTTGAATTTGGCCATACCCTGGAAGATCAAATCGGCGGCCAGTTAGAGGCTGGTTTTATGATCAGTGGTCTTTACGAAGATGACTGGGATGACGAATCTACCCCATTGAATAAGTTTGGCCCTTCATACATTTCGACCCTCGCCAAAAAAATCAAGGTGTGA
- a CDS encoding class I SAM-dependent methyltransferase — translation MTDIRFDFNQVFDQDYLYFYETFLTPERNREQAALIIKLLGIEPDMAVLDLACGHGRIANELAQHGCRVTGLDASEIFLEQARSQAEAMGVEVTYHLGDMRDLPWTNHFDHIINWFTAYGYFDDMGNRRVLTEAYRALKPGGQLLIDHQNRDRLLANFRPQSVVEHPEEPGNFMIENVQYDVVTGRTETERTIIRNGNIRNMHYSVRLFTFPEISDWLHQAGFATVEGYSNDGTTFTLESRHMIVVATK, via the coding sequence GTGACTGACATCCGGTTCGACTTCAACCAGGTTTTTGATCAAGATTACCTCTACTTTTACGAGACCTTCCTCACGCCAGAACGAAACCGTGAGCAGGCAGCGCTGATCATCAAGCTGCTGGGTATTGAGCCTGATATGGCAGTCCTTGACCTAGCCTGTGGTCACGGGCGGATTGCCAACGAGCTGGCTCAGCATGGCTGCCGCGTGACCGGCTTAGACGCTTCAGAGATCTTTCTAGAGCAGGCCCGCAGTCAAGCTGAAGCTATGGGGGTAGAGGTTACCTACCATCTAGGAGACATGCGCGACCTGCCCTGGACGAACCATTTCGATCACATCATTAACTGGTTTACGGCCTATGGCTATTTTGACGATATGGGCAATCGGCGCGTATTAACGGAAGCCTATCGTGCTCTCAAGCCAGGAGGTCAGCTCCTCATTGATCATCAAAACCGCGATCGCCTGCTGGCTAACTTTCGGCCCCAATCTGTGGTGGAGCATCCTGAAGAGCCGGGTAATTTTATGATTGAGAATGTGCAATATGATGTCGTGACTGGACGCACTGAGACCGAGCGAACCATTATCCGCAACGGCAATATCCGCAACATGCATTACTCAGTCAGACTCTTCACGTTTCCTGAAATCAGTGATTGGCTGCATCAAGCTGGCTTTGCAACCGTGGAAGGCTACAGTAACGACGGAACCACCTTCACCTTAGAGAGCCGACATATGATTGTGGTCGCCACGAAATAA
- a CDS encoding DUF3122 domain-containing protein, which produces MPCFRLGRRYQTLLVGLLATVMLWATLPQVAQASLHTYRERPGQVTYRSRQSLRDYADRAWQAIAFKRLQGEVLQGIYLRLVGFPGAVRVDRQQPIVLLAPTGQQWQLAWEVDPQTQALPDSVGQYDLQPFLANLSHALPLEMQIPLDGMPVADVRIAPFIVAEWLQVKTANDSPSPVVPTLGK; this is translated from the coding sequence ATGCCTTGCTTCCGATTAGGTCGTCGATATCAAACCCTACTGGTGGGTTTGTTGGCTACCGTTATGCTCTGGGCTACTCTGCCACAGGTGGCCCAGGCCAGTTTGCATACCTACCGTGAGCGCCCGGGGCAAGTCACCTATCGCTCGCGTCAAAGTTTGCGAGATTACGCAGATCGGGCATGGCAGGCGATCGCCTTCAAGCGCCTGCAAGGAGAAGTCCTCCAGGGCATTTATTTAAGGCTGGTAGGGTTTCCAGGGGCTGTTAGGGTTGATCGCCAGCAGCCGATTGTGCTCCTGGCCCCTACGGGGCAGCAATGGCAGCTGGCTTGGGAGGTCGATCCCCAGACTCAAGCTCTGCCTGACAGTGTGGGGCAATATGATTTGCAGCCTTTCCTGGCAAATCTGAGCCACGCACTGCCCCTAGAAATGCAGATTCCCCTGGACGGGATGCCGGTTGCAGATGTGAGGATTGCCCCCTTTATTGTGGCGGAGTGGCTGCAGGTTAAAACGGCTAATGATTCACCGTCGCCAGTAGTGCCGACCTTGGGCAAATAG
- a CDS encoding glycosyltransferase family 2 protein — protein MTNGANTEAIELGLLEAELFESDERRRLKAAIALTLVWSCTAVLHLLTWGQWVVYGLTLLTGAHLFRLLLAPVDALPAPLPSWCEGDNPDTGEPEGSGWPYVSILVAAKNERAVIKRLVADLTALDYPPHRYDVWLIDDNSTDGTAELLDAVAAQFPNVQIVRRDHTATGGKSGALNQVWRKTKGSLLVVFDADAQLSPDCLRRVVPMFDQPSVGAVQMRKAIANGNHNFWTRSQVAEMAFDAYCQLKRTTRAGIGELRGNGQFVRRSALEQCGGWNEETITDDLDLTFRLHLTGWDIPLVMFPAVWEDGVVQPVALWHQRNRWAEGGYQRYLDYWRWLTPTRLGWGKAFDLFVFWLIQYALPTAALPDFALAVARNRLPVMLPLSSLVVLFSTLGMARGLRQTRKASIFSIFVQTLRGMVYMMHWILVVGTVTLRMAIRPKRLKWVKTQHGELDEQSVSSF, from the coding sequence ATGACCAATGGGGCAAACACTGAAGCGATTGAGCTAGGGCTCCTGGAAGCAGAACTGTTCGAGAGCGATGAGCGACGACGGCTGAAAGCGGCGATCGCCTTGACGCTGGTTTGGAGTTGTACCGCCGTGCTCCATCTTCTGACCTGGGGGCAGTGGGTCGTCTATGGGCTCACACTCCTGACAGGGGCTCATCTCTTTCGCCTGCTCTTAGCACCTGTTGATGCGCTGCCAGCCCCTTTACCGAGTTGGTGTGAAGGAGACAATCCAGACACAGGGGAGCCCGAGGGTTCAGGATGGCCCTATGTTTCTATTTTGGTGGCGGCTAAAAATGAGCGGGCGGTGATTAAGCGGCTAGTGGCAGATCTGACTGCCCTTGATTACCCGCCCCATCGGTATGATGTCTGGCTGATCGATGACAACAGCACTGATGGCACGGCGGAATTGCTGGATGCTGTAGCCGCGCAGTTTCCTAACGTACAGATCGTTCGCCGGGACCACACCGCAACCGGGGGCAAGTCTGGTGCCCTAAACCAGGTATGGCGAAAGACGAAGGGGAGTTTGCTGGTTGTCTTTGATGCCGATGCTCAACTCTCTCCCGATTGCCTGCGACGGGTTGTACCGATGTTTGACCAGCCCTCTGTAGGGGCCGTCCAAATGCGCAAAGCGATCGCCAATGGTAACCATAATTTCTGGACCCGGAGCCAGGTGGCTGAGATGGCCTTTGATGCCTACTGCCAACTTAAACGGACAACCAGAGCTGGGATTGGTGAACTGCGAGGCAATGGCCAGTTTGTCCGGCGATCGGCGCTAGAACAGTGCGGTGGATGGAATGAGGAGACCATCACCGACGATCTGGATCTTACCTTTAGGCTACACCTCACTGGATGGGACATTCCCCTGGTCATGTTCCCAGCTGTGTGGGAAGACGGGGTCGTTCAGCCAGTCGCGCTCTGGCATCAGCGTAACCGCTGGGCAGAAGGGGGCTATCAACGCTATCTAGACTACTGGCGGTGGCTGACACCCACGCGCCTGGGATGGGGGAAAGCCTTTGACCTGTTTGTGTTTTGGCTAATACAGTACGCGTTGCCTACCGCTGCGCTGCCTGATTTTGCCTTAGCCGTAGCCCGTAACCGTTTACCGGTCATGCTGCCTTTGTCTAGCTTGGTGGTGCTCTTTTCAACCCTGGGCATGGCGAGGGGGCTGCGGCAAACGCGGAAAGCGTCTATCTTCAGCATTTTTGTGCAAACCTTGCGGGGCATGGTCTACATGATGCACTGGATCCTAGTGGTGGGTACGGTCACGCTGCGGATGGCGATTCGCCCTAAGCGACTGAAGTGGGTCAAAACCCAGCACGGGGAGTTAGACGAGCAGTCGGTCAGTTCGTTCTAA
- a CDS encoding VacB/RNase II family 3'-5' exoribonuclease — protein sequence MEKGTLVEFRVHGSPRLGVLDRPEGKKNWIVVDDHGQSHTLHPRAFTFQLTGKTFAPEDLSPLQAEAETYIDPSSLQVAWELLSEAGESVDPASLALLLFSDQSPSFCYAAHRLLSEDKTFFKQKGDRYEPRSAAQVEELLHQIQKESQRREEWQGFLSRARQGLAGEPVEWQKSDRPRLETLEKFALFGEEASQRSIAQESLSALERNTTSEAAFDLLVALQVWATHENLALRRSQIPINFSEAALIMAQHRLTNPPPDLDEARLDLTALKTYTVDDESTQEIDDGLSVEILADGRQRLWVHIADPTRWILPGDDLDLEARRRCTTLYLPTGMVPMFPLELAAGPMSLVQGKECCALSFGVVLTEAGAIEDYCIAASRVKPTYRLTYEDVDEMLDLGVQAEPELLAIARWAEVRQRWRAEQGAIHIHMPESSIKVFQENDQEAVDIQLLEDSASRRMVAEMMILTGEVAARYGQAHSLAMPFRSQPQPELPSEEELMQLPSPLVRYSAIRRCMPRSEMGIIPARHATLGLEGYSQVTSPIRRYTDLLAHFQIKAHLRGDPLPFSSIEMTELTQGASSGAYEAVLVERQTKRYWALEYLRRQGRDQTWSVVLLRWLRESDRLGLVLFEELGLELAMRFERDAELGQRLSVRVTHANPRQDVIRMEEVIEEMAESVA from the coding sequence GTGGAGAAGGGGACGCTAGTCGAATTTCGTGTACATGGAAGTCCCCGTCTAGGTGTACTAGATCGACCTGAAGGGAAGAAAAATTGGATCGTGGTTGACGATCACGGCCAGTCTCACACGCTGCATCCTCGTGCCTTTACCTTTCAACTCACGGGCAAGACATTTGCCCCAGAAGATTTATCTCCCCTGCAAGCTGAGGCAGAGACCTACATCGACCCCAGCAGTTTGCAGGTAGCCTGGGAGTTGCTGAGTGAGGCCGGGGAATCGGTAGATCCGGCTTCTTTGGCGTTATTGCTATTTTCAGATCAAAGTCCTTCCTTCTGCTACGCTGCTCATCGCCTGCTGTCGGAGGACAAAACCTTCTTTAAGCAGAAGGGCGATCGCTACGAGCCTCGTTCTGCCGCTCAGGTTGAAGAGCTGCTGCATCAGATTCAGAAGGAATCACAACGACGGGAGGAATGGCAGGGGTTTTTGTCACGGGCACGACAAGGACTTGCTGGGGAGCCGGTAGAATGGCAGAAAAGCGATCGCCCGCGCCTAGAGACCCTAGAAAAATTTGCCCTCTTTGGGGAAGAGGCAAGTCAACGCTCCATAGCCCAAGAAAGTCTGTCAGCCTTGGAGAGAAATACCACCTCTGAGGCAGCTTTTGATCTACTCGTTGCTTTACAGGTTTGGGCTACCCACGAGAATCTGGCGCTGCGTCGCAGTCAAATTCCGATTAACTTCTCTGAGGCCGCCCTGATTATGGCGCAGCATCGCTTAACGAATCCCCCTCCCGATCTGGATGAGGCCCGACTAGATCTAACTGCGCTGAAGACCTACACCGTCGATGACGAGAGTACCCAAGAAATTGACGATGGTCTGAGTGTTGAGATTTTAGCAGATGGCCGTCAGCGGCTCTGGGTACATATCGCAGACCCAACTCGCTGGATTTTGCCAGGAGACGACCTCGATCTCGAAGCTCGTCGTCGCTGTACCACCCTCTATTTGCCTACCGGGATGGTGCCAATGTTTCCCCTTGAGTTGGCAGCTGGGCCGATGAGCCTGGTACAGGGCAAGGAATGTTGTGCGCTCAGTTTTGGGGTTGTCCTCACAGAAGCAGGTGCCATTGAGGACTACTGCATCGCCGCTAGTCGGGTTAAGCCTACCTATCGGCTGACCTACGAAGATGTTGATGAAATGCTGGATTTGGGCGTTCAGGCTGAGCCAGAACTCCTCGCGATCGCCCGCTGGGCAGAAGTCAGGCAGCGGTGGCGCGCTGAACAGGGCGCTATTCACATCCACATGCCAGAATCTTCTATTAAGGTTTTTCAAGAGAACGATCAAGAAGCCGTTGACATTCAGTTATTAGAAGACTCGGCTTCTCGGCGGATGGTTGCAGAAATGATGATTCTCACGGGCGAGGTAGCCGCGCGCTATGGTCAGGCTCACAGTTTGGCAATGCCTTTCCGCAGTCAACCTCAGCCGGAGTTGCCTTCAGAAGAAGAGTTGATGCAGCTCCCGTCCCCTTTAGTTCGTTACTCCGCTATCCGCCGGTGCATGCCTCGCAGTGAAATGGGTATTATTCCGGCTCGTCACGCTACCTTGGGACTGGAGGGGTACAGTCAAGTCACATCCCCAATTCGGCGCTATACCGACTTGTTAGCACATTTTCAAATCAAGGCGCACTTACGGGGAGATCCCTTACCGTTCTCGTCGATAGAGATGACAGAGCTGACTCAAGGGGCCAGTAGCGGTGCCTATGAGGCAGTGTTAGTTGAGCGACAGACAAAACGGTATTGGGCTTTAGAGTATTTGCGGCGCCAGGGGCGTGACCAAACCTGGTCGGTTGTGTTGCTGCGCTGGTTGCGAGAGAGTGACCGTTTGGGGCTGGTGCTTTTTGAAGAACTGGGCCTAGAGCTGGCGATGCGGTTCGAGCGCGATGCTGAGCTAGGGCAGCGGTTATCTGTCAGGGTCACCCATGCGAATCCTCGGCAAGATGTCATCCGCATGGAAGAAGTGATTGAAGAGATGGCCGAGTCAGTCGCTTAG
- the rpmG gene encoding 50S ribosomal protein L33 codes for MAKGVRLVITLECTECRTNLDKRSAGVSRYTTQKNRRNTPGRIELKKFCTHCNKHTVHKEIK; via the coding sequence ATGGCTAAAGGCGTTCGTCTCGTAATCACATTAGAGTGTACTGAGTGTCGCACCAACCTGGATAAGCGTTCTGCGGGTGTTTCTCGGTACACCACTCAGAAAAATCGTCGCAACACTCCTGGGCGCATTGAACTGAAAAAGTTCTGCACCCACTGCAACAAGCACACTGTGCACAAAGAAATCAAGTAA
- a CDS encoding 30S ribosomal protein S18, producing the protein MAYFRRRLSPIKPDERIDYKDVDLLRKFITERGKILPRRISGLTAKQQRDITTAIKRARMLALLPYVNREG; encoded by the coding sequence ATGGCATATTTCCGCCGCCGACTGTCTCCTATCAAGCCTGATGAACGGATCGACTACAAGGATGTTGATCTGCTGCGTAAGTTCATTACAGAACGTGGCAAGATCCTACCGCGTCGGATCTCTGGACTGACGGCAAAACAGCAGCGAGATATCACGACTGCAATCAAACGCGCCCGGATGCTGGCTCTATTGCCATATGTAAACCGCGAAGGCTGA
- the tsaE gene encoding tRNA (adenosine(37)-N6)-threonylcarbamoyltransferase complex ATPase subunit type 1 TsaE, whose amino-acid sequence MATTLVLPNEHMTQALGMWLGQHLEAGAVLLLQGDLGSGKTTLVKGVGQGLNITESIDSPTFALINEYPQGRIPLYHVDLYRLDPAEAGRLFLEIYWEGVEYPPGIVAIEWSERLQYLPPDPLKVAIAHQKSTGRRVTLTPSTPAHKKLLETLNLDAILADEV is encoded by the coding sequence ATGGCGACCACATTAGTCCTTCCAAATGAACACATGACCCAGGCACTGGGGATGTGGCTGGGGCAACACCTGGAGGCAGGGGCTGTATTGCTACTGCAGGGCGATTTGGGTAGCGGAAAAACAACTCTGGTTAAGGGCGTGGGACAAGGGTTGAACATTACGGAATCAATCGATAGCCCCACATTTGCTCTCATCAATGAATATCCTCAGGGCCGCATCCCTCTGTATCACGTGGATCTTTACCGGCTAGATCCGGCTGAAGCGGGCCGCCTTTTTCTAGAAATCTATTGGGAAGGGGTAGAATACCCGCCGGGGATTGTGGCGATCGAATGGTCTGAGCGCCTGCAATATTTGCCCCCAGATCCCCTTAAGGTTGCGATCGCCCATCAAAAATCCACAGGTCGCAGAGTAACGCTCACGCCCTCAACCCCTGCCCACAAAAAGCTATTGGAGACTTTAAACCTTGATGCGATATTGGCTGATGAAGTCTGA
- a CDS encoding peptide chain release factor 1, with translation MRNPLWRLKTLPWVTLLQNALLTVLLATLLDIALLGILMIFANPGAANIGLSIPGGIFGVNLLLLMIAGGVGALAVTLMERIFPNIILDAATLWALVGCLGIVLFLKTLTPIPIILVGFSRLQFIGMIFGLFAQGRHYWRR, from the coding sequence ATGCGAAATCCCCTTTGGCGTCTCAAGACACTGCCGTGGGTCACTCTATTACAGAATGCACTCCTCACGGTTCTTTTAGCGACCCTTTTAGATATTGCTCTATTGGGGATTCTCATGATATTTGCAAACCCAGGGGCAGCAAATATCGGATTATCGATACCTGGGGGTATTTTTGGCGTAAACCTGCTTTTATTGATGATAGCCGGGGGGGTAGGGGCTTTGGCTGTAACCCTAATGGAACGAATTTTCCCTAACATCATCTTGGACGCAGCCACTTTGTGGGCCCTGGTGGGTTGTTTAGGAATCGTGTTGTTTCTCAAGACTTTGACCCCGATTCCGATTATCTTGGTGGGGTTTAGTCGCCTGCAATTTATCGGCATGATATTTGGCCTATTTGCCCAAGGTCGGCACTACTGGCGACGGTGA
- a CDS encoding EVE domain-containing protein encodes MRYWLMKSEPDVYSIAELERDPEEIWDGVRNYQARNFLREMQVGDLGFFYHSNTKPPGIVGLMKIIEADIVDPTQFDESNKYYDPKSDPKEPRWRTVKVGYVETFKEQITLDTLKATFSPEELLVVKRGNRLSVMPVSDEVAAKILAMAHP; translated from the coding sequence ATGCGATATTGGCTGATGAAGTCTGAACCCGATGTGTATAGCATTGCGGAGCTAGAGCGCGACCCAGAAGAAATTTGGGACGGTGTGCGAAATTACCAGGCCCGTAACTTTTTACGAGAGATGCAGGTCGGTGATTTAGGATTTTTCTACCACTCCAATACCAAGCCCCCGGGCATTGTAGGACTGATGAAAATCATCGAAGCCGATATCGTTGACCCTACCCAGTTCGACGAATCTAATAAATACTACGACCCCAAATCGGATCCCAAAGAGCCCCGCTGGCGCACCGTTAAAGTGGGGTATGTCGAAACGTTCAAAGAGCAGATCACCCTGGACACCCTGAAAGCAACCTTCAGCCCAGAAGAGCTACTCGTGGTTAAACGCGGCAATCGCCTCTCAGTCATGCCTGTGAGCGATGAAGTCGCCGCCAAAATTTTGGCAATGGCTCACCCGTAA
- a CDS encoding DUF2808 domain-containing protein, whose translation MIQLPKRAKVCSSLIGALMLAAIAPFSSPLNAVQLSDGTTVFESPPRLVSFVTTRNRTYDRRATYYVTIDLLPEAGEPLKTLQVSLSQGRFTQLDYRLDDIEVFQGDRNQRGAAFPISSAEYDDDTQTLTIHLATAAEPGQTLTFALRPVRNPTREGVYLFNVMAAPEGDLPVFQRVGTGRLHIFRPDGRDPFDF comes from the coding sequence ATGATTCAGCTACCGAAACGAGCCAAAGTCTGCTCAAGTTTGATCGGAGCCCTGATGCTGGCCGCGATCGCGCCTTTCAGCAGCCCCCTGAATGCCGTTCAACTCAGCGACGGCACCACCGTTTTTGAAAGCCCTCCCCGTCTGGTGAGCTTTGTAACGACTCGCAATCGCACCTACGATCGCCGGGCAACCTATTACGTCACGATTGATCTGCTGCCAGAGGCTGGGGAACCCCTCAAAACTTTACAGGTGTCCCTAAGCCAGGGTCGATTCACACAATTAGACTATCGCCTGGATGACATTGAAGTGTTTCAGGGCGATCGCAATCAGCGGGGGGCAGCCTTCCCCATCTCATCTGCTGAGTATGACGACGACACGCAGACTCTCACCATACACCTGGCGACCGCTGCCGAACCTGGGCAAACGCTGACCTTTGCCCTCAGACCCGTTCGTAACCCCACGCGAGAAGGGGTGTATTTATTCAACGTGATGGCTGCCCCTGAGGGCGATCTTCCCGTTTTTCAACGGGTTGGGACGGGGCGACTACACATCTTTCGACCCGATGGTCGTGACCCCTTTGATTTTTAA